GCTTCGGCGGCTCCTTCAGCGCGATGTCAGGCTTCGGCGGCGGAGGCGGCGGCGGTTCCACCACCGGCTCCGGTTGCCTCTCGACCACCGGTTCCCGCGGCGGCGGCGGACGCACCGGTGCCTCGATTGGCGGCAGGCTGCCCACCAGTTCGACCTGCACCGCGGCCGGCTGGCTGGTCTGCCAGCGCACGCTGTAGAACAGGAACAGACCGAGCAGCAGGTGCATGCCGGCGGCCAGTGCGGCCGACTGCCACTTGCCGGGCTGCGGACGGTTCAGTGCGAGATCGCGCATCAGCGGGCCGGTTTCGCGTTCTGCCCGGTCTGCACCAGCAGGCCGATTCGGGTGAAACCATTACCCTGCAACGTATCCATCACGAGCAGGATTTCCTCGTAGCGCACCGCCTTGTCGCCGGCCACGACCAGCGCGCGGCTGGCGTCGCCGCCCTGCATGTCGCGCAGGCGGCTCACCAGCGCGTCGCGCGTGACCGCCTCTTCCTTGCCGCCCTTGTCGCGATCGCGCAGCGCCAGCTTACCGTCGGCTTTCACCATCACCTCGATCGGCTGAGCCGGCGTCTGCGAGGCCTGACCGACGCTGGGCAGTTCGATGCTGCCGGTCGGCGTGGCCTGCGGCGCGACCATGAAAATGACGAGCAGCACCAGCATCACGTCGATGTAAGGCACGACGTTGATCTGGTTCATCATGCGGCGCTGTCTTCTCATCGCCGCTTACCGGGCCTGGCGTTGCAGGATGTTGGAGAACTCTTCCATGAAGCTCTCCCAGCGGATGGAAATGCGGTCGATGTCGTGCGCGAAGCGGTTGTAGGCGACCACCGCCG
The window above is part of the Methyloversatilis discipulorum genome. Proteins encoded here:
- a CDS encoding ExbD/TolR family protein gives rise to the protein MMNQINVVPYIDVMLVLLVIFMVAPQATPTGSIELPSVGQASQTPAQPIEVMVKADGKLALRDRDKGGKEEAVTRDALVSRLRDMQGGDASRALVVAGDKAVRYEEILLVMDTLQGNGFTRIGLLVQTGQNAKPAR